One Hordeum vulgare subsp. vulgare chromosome 4H, MorexV3_pseudomolecules_assembly, whole genome shotgun sequence DNA window includes the following coding sequences:
- the LOC123448020 gene encoding uncharacterized protein LOC123448020 isoform X2, which yields MSSWSPPLPPRGAEEEGDTRSGGGAVFSYGEARYWDARYMEEGGAPYDCYQRYAALRPFVRRFVPPAYRLFIIGCGSAHYNLLEETSLVRELAHRLLGDFGGNFGRNFEGCSGAKLPPSLVALCKAAER from the exons ATGTCGTCGTGGTCGCCGCCGTTGCCGCCTCGcggggcggaggaggagggggacaccaggagcggcggcggcgcggtgttCAGCTACGGGGAGGCGAGGTACTGGGATGCGCGCTACATGGAGGAGGGCGGTGCGCCCTACGACTGCTACCAGCGCTACGCCGCGCTGCGCCCCTTCGTCCGCCGCTTTGTGCCTCCGGCCTACCGCCTCTTCATAATCGGATGCGGCTCCGCGC ATTACAACTTGCTGGAGGAGACGAGCCTAGTGAGGGAGTTGGCCCACAGGCTGCTCGGCGACTTCGGCGGCAACTTTGGCCGGAACTTCGAGGGATGCTCGGGTGCCAAGCTGCCGCCGTCGCTCGTCGCCCTCTGCAAGGCCGCGGAGCGCTGA
- the LOC123448020 gene encoding uncharacterized protein LOC123448020 isoform X1, whose product MSSWSPPLPPRGAEEEGDTRSGGGAVFSYGEARYWDARYMEEGGAPYDCYQRYAALRPFVRRFVPPAYRLFIIGCGSALMSDDIVAYGYNTCKRMLGIWVNSLMNHLIVPPSRSHSSTTPSSSPITTCWRRRA is encoded by the exons ATGTCGTCGTGGTCGCCGCCGTTGCCGCCTCGcggggcggaggaggagggggacaccaggagcggcggcggcgcggtgttCAGCTACGGGGAGGCGAGGTACTGGGATGCGCGCTACATGGAGGAGGGCGGTGCGCCCTACGACTGCTACCAGCGCTACGCCGCGCTGCGCCCCTTCGTCCGCCGCTTTGTGCCTCCGGCCTACCGCCTCTTCATAATCGGATGCGGCTCCGCGC TTATGTCAGATGATATCGTCGCTTATGGCTACAAT ACATGCAAACGGATGTTAGGGATATGGGTAAATTCTTTGATGAATCATTTGATTGTGCCCCCGTCCCGCTCGCACAGTTCAACGACACCCAGCTCCTCTCCG ATTACAACTTGCTGGAGGAGACGAGCCTAG